The DNA region ATCATCGGCTTTTCGGACATCATGCTGCACGAGCTGTTCGGACCGCTGGGCAGCCCGCGCTATCATGACTATGCGCGTCATGTGCAGAACAGCGGGCGCCATCTGCTGGACCTCATCAACGACGTGCTGGACATGTCGAAGCTGGAGGCCGGGCGCTACACGCTGGACGAAAGCTGGCTGGAGCCGGCCGACGCCATCGAGACCTGCCGGACGCTGGCGGCGGTTCCCGCCGATGCCGGCGGGGTGGCGCTGACGGTCGATTGCGCCCCCGGCCTGCCCAGGCTGCTGGCCGACGAGCGGGCCCTGCGGCAGGTCTTGCTGAACCTGCTGTCGAACGCGGTGAAGTTCACCCCGCGCGGCGGCGGGGTGACGGTGACGGCAGGGCTGGAGGCCGACGGCGGGCTTGCCATCGCGGTGCGCGACACCGGCATCGGCATCCCCGCCGACGCGCTGGCCCGCATCCTGGAGCCTTTCCAGCAGGCCGACAGCAGCATTCCCGGCCGCTTCGGCGGCACGGGGCTCGGCCTGTCGATCTGCCGCGACCTGATAGCCCTGCATGGCGGCAGCCTGTCCATCGACAGCGAGCTGGGCCGCGGCACCGTCGTCACCGTCCGCTTCCCGGCCGACCGCGTCGTCCAGCCGGTTGCGGCCGACGGGATGCAGGCGTAAGCCTGTCCCCGGTGAACGGAGCGAAAGGCGGACGGGATGATCGGGAATGACGGAAAGCCGGTGTCCAAGGAGGAGTTGCGCAAGCACATCGCCGCCTACAACGGCCAGTCGCGCGGCTCCAAGGAGTTCGCGGCGATCCCGCGGGCGCTGGTGACGATTCTCGATGGGCTGAAACCGGGCAAGACCGGCTACGTCAAATGCCTGGACGGTCAGGTGCAGCTGTCGCGCCGCAAGGACAACAGCGTGCAGGCGGGCTGATAAAAGTTCAGACTGACAAACGGAAAGCGCCCTTCCCCGCGGTGGGGAAGGGCGCTTTCCGTTGGAAGACCGGGCCGTCAGACCGGCGGTTGCCGATGATGAGCGCCGATATCAGTGCTTGGCGGCAGCGGCGGCGCCGATGCCGGTCTGGGAGCGGACGAACTGGTCCTCGAAGGCGTTGCGCTCGGCACGGGCGGACGCGCTGCTGTCCAGCTTCGACACGATGATCGTGACGATGAAGGCCAGCGTCATCGAGAACAGGGCCGGCTGCTCGTACGGGAAGATCGGCTTCGGGTTGTGCAGAACCACGACCCACACCGCGTTCGACAGGATCACCAGCGTCACCGCGGAAATCAGGCCGGCGATGCCGCCCGCCAGCGCGCCGCGGGTGGTCAGGCCCTTCCAGTACATCGACAGGATCAGCACCGGGAAGTTCACCGACGCCGCGACGCCGAAGGTCAGGCCGACCAGGAAGGCGACGTTCTGGTTCTCGAAGGCGATGCCCAGCACGACGGCCAGCACGCCCAGGACCAGCGACGCGATCTTGGACACGCGCATCTCCTCGCGCTCCGTCGCCTCGCCCTTGCGGATGACGCGGGCGTAGAGGTCGTGCGCGATGGCCGAGGCGCCGGCCAGCGCCAGGCCCGACACCACCGCCAGGATGGTGGCGAAGGCGACCGCCGACAGGAAGCCCAGGAACAGGTCGCCGCCCAGCGCCTTGGCCAGATGCATCACCGGCATGTTGCCGCCGCCGATCAGCTTGCCGCCGACGATGCCGCCTTCGAAGAACTGCGGGTCGGTGCCGACGATGGTGATCGCCGCCATGCCCAGCACGCAGATGATCAGGAAGAAGAAGCCGATGAAGCCCGACGCGTAGAAGACCGACTTGCGGGCCTCGCGCGCGTTGGGGACGGTGAAGAAACGCATCATGATGTGCGGCAGCGCCGCGGTGCCGAACAGCAGGCCCAGCGACAGCGACACCGCCGACACCGGGTCGGCCAGCAGCGTGCCCGGCCCCATGATCTTCACGCCGTCCTTGTGCGAGGCGATGGCGCTCTTGGCGATGGCCTCCAGGCTGAAGCCGAAATGCGACAGGGCCAGGAAGCACAGGATCACGCCGGCGCCCAGCAGAAGCACCGCCTTGATGATCTGCACCCAGGTGGTTGCGATCATGCCGCCGAAGGTGACGTAGACCACCATCAGCACGCCGACCACGATCACGGCGACGTTGTAGTCCAGCCCGAACAGCAGCTTGATCAGCTGGCCGGCGCCGACCATCTGGACGATCAGGTAGAAGCACACCACCGTCAGCGAGCCCACGGCGGCGAAGGTGCGGATCTTGCCCTGGTCCAGCCGGTAGGACGCGATGTCGGCGAAGGTGAAGTGGCCCAGGTTGCGCAGCCGCTCCGCCAGCAGGAACAGGATGATCGGCCAGCCGACGAAGAAGCTGATGGTGTAGACGAAGCCGTCATAGCCCTTGGCGAACACCAGGCTCGACAATCCCAGCAGCGTCGCGGCCGACATGTAGTCGCCGGCGATGGCCAGGCCGTTCTGGAAGCCGCTGATGCCGCCGCCCGCGGTGTAGAAGTCGGAGGTGGAGCGGGTGCGGCTGGCCGCCCAATAGGTGATGCCCAGGGTCAGCACCACGAAGGCCAGGAACATGCCGATGGCCGACAGGTTCACCGGCTGCTTTTCCAGCTGCCCGACATCGCCCGCGGCCAGCGCCGGCAGGGCGAACAGGGTGGCGGCGGCAGCCGTCAGGAGGATCCGGCGGCCGGTCATTGCAGCGTCTCCCGCGTGATCTCGTCGGTCAGGTCCTGGAAGCGGCCGTTGGCGAAGTGGGAATAGACGCCGGTCAGCAGCCAGGACAGAATGATGATCCCGGCCCCGATGGGAAAGCCGATGCTGAGGACCGAGTCGTCGGACATCGGCTCGTGCAGCAGGCCAGGCGCGAAGGCCACCACCATCATGAAGCTGTAGTAGCCGACCAGCACGACGGCCGACAGGATCAGGGCCAGGCGGCTGCGCTGGCGGACCAGCTCCTGGAATTTCGGGTTCCGGCGGACCCGCTCGTAGACCGGAGTGTTCGCGGGGGAGTGCATGTTTCCTCCAGACGCTCATCGTCCTTGTGGCACCCTGTTCGGGCTTATGCTCTTCCGGCTAACAAAACACTGTTTCGCAAATTTCCCGGAAATATGACGAATTGTTTCAGCGCTATCCGGGCAACAATCCCACCGATTCGGATTGAGCCGGGGCGGCGAAGCTGGAATGATGGCGGTTCGCCCACCGATCCCCGCTCCCCGCCGCCCCGCCCGGAAAATGATCCGCTCGCCCCTGTTCCTCCGGCTGTTCTCGGCGATCCTGATCTCGCTCGGGCTGTTCTCGGCGGCGGCCTACGTCTTCTCCGTCCCCTTCATCGAGCAGAAGGCCTACGAGATCGAGCGCGACGCCAGCCGCACCATCCTCGACAACGTGTTCGAGCTGGTCAGCCGCATCCGCGGCGGTCTGGAGGAGCAGCGGAGCACCACGGTGGAGTCCTACAAGACCCGCCTGCGCGACGTGCTCGAACTGGCGGTCGGCTATATCGAGCATGTCCACGCCCGCGCCGACCGCGGCGAGATCACGGCGGAGGAGGCGCTGCGCGAGGCGATGGAGGGGCTGCACGCCTTCCGCTACGGCAAGGGCGATTATGTCTGGGCCATCGGCTACGACTCGACGATCCTGTCCCATCCCTCGCCGGATTATCGGGGGCGCAAGTCCGACGACCTGCGCGACAATCTGGGCCGCCACATCCTTCCCACCATCGTCGCCACCGCCAAGCGGCAGGGGGAGGGCTTCCAGACCTATCCGTGGTGGCGGCCCAACGGCGACGAGCGGGCGCCGAAGTTCAGCTTCTTCAAGGATCTGCCCAAGCGCGGCATCATCGTCGGCACCGGCGCCTATCTGGCCGACGTCGATGCCGAGGTGGAGCGGCGCAAGGCCGAGGCGATCGAGGATCTGCGCCAGGCCCTGCGCAAGCTGCGCATCGCCCGCACCGGATACCTCTACATCTTCGATTCGGCGAACCGGATGATCATCCACCCGAATTCGAACATCGAGGGCACGGCCTTCGGCGACCGGCTGAATTCGGCCACCGGCCGCCCGATCGCCGAGGATCTGAAGGTCGCCGCCGCCAAAGGGGAACCGCTGACGTACCTGTGGGACAAGCCCGACGACCCCGGCAACTACGCCTATGAGAAGATCAGCTGGGTCCGGCATTTCGAAGGTTTCGACTGGTACATCGCCTCGTCGGTCTATGTGGACGAGCTGCAGCGGTCGTCGGTGGTGCTGGGCAACCGCATCCTCGCCATCGGCACGGCGCTGATGGCGGCGGGCAGCCTGCTGGGCTACATCGCCGTCAGGCGTCTGGTCCGGCCGCTGCGCCGGCTCGCCGACACCGCGGCGCAGGTGCGGGCCGGCGATCTCGGCGCGCAGAGCGGCATCCGCCGCGGCGACGAGATCGGGCTGCTGGCCTCCGCCTTCGACGGCATGGTCCGGCAGCTGCGCGACACCGTCGCCACCCTGGACAGCCGGGTGCGCGACCGCACCGCGGCGTTGGCGGAGGCCGAGACGCGCCAGCGCGTGATCCTGGACGCGATCCCCGCCTGCATCGCCGGGCTGGACCGCGACGGGCGTCTGACCTTCGCCAACCTGCGCTGGGCCGGACTGGTCGGACGCGGCAAGGCGGAGGTGATCGGCCGCGGCCTTGCCGACGTGGTCGGCCGGCGCGCCATGGCGGTGCTGCGCCCCCATCTCGACCGCTGCCTGTCGGGGGAGGTGGTGACCTTCGAATACGCCTTCCCGCGCGACGGACGCGACATGGTGACCAAGACCACGCTGATCCCCCATCGCGGCGAGGGTAGCGCGGAGGGGGGCGGCGCGGAGGGCGCCGCCGGACAGGGCCCCGTCACCGGCCTGTTCGTGCTGACGCTGGACATCACCGACGAGAAGCAGACCGAACGCCAGCTGGTGGAGGCGCAACGCCTGAAGGCGGTCGGCCAGCTGTCGGGCGGGCTGGCGCACGACTTCAACAACCTGCTGTCGATCATCATCGGCAACCTTGCGGCTGCGCGCGAGCGCTATGGCGCGGTCAAGGGGCTGGACGCCTATCTGGAGCCGGCCCGGCGCGCCGGCCGCCGCGGCGCCGACATCACCGCCCGGCTGCTCGCCTTCTCCCGCCAGCAGCCGCTGAAGCCGGAGCCGGTCGAGCTGTGCGGCCTGCTGCGCGACATGGCGGTTCTGCTCCGCCGCTCCTTCCCCAGCTCCATCGCCATCGGCGTGCCGGAGGAGGGGCGGGAATGCTGGACCATCGCCGACCAGACCCAGCTGGAGAACGCGTTGGTCAACCTCGCCATCAACGCACGCGACGCCATGCCCAACGGCGGCCGGCTCGACATCGCGGTCGGCATCCGCCGGGTGGAGGGCGCGCTGGCCTTCGACGAGCCGGTCCGCCCCGACGATTACCTGGAAATCCGCGTCGCCGACACCGGCACCGGCTTCACGCCCGAGGCGCTGGCCCGCGCGGTGGAGCCCTTCTTCACCACCAAGGCGCAGGGATCGGGGCTGGGGCTGTCGATGGTCTACGGCTTCGTCAAGCAGTCGCGCGGCTATCTGCGCATCGACAGCCGGCCGGGGGAGGGGACCGCCGTCACCCTGCTGCTGCCGCGGGCCGAACCGGTGCCCCGCCTGCACGAGGCCGATGCCGCCATGGTCGAACCGCAGCCCGGCGGCTGGTCCGGCCAGCTGGCCCTGGTGGCGGAGGACAACGACGATGTCCGGCAGGTGATGCGCCAGCAGCTGGTCGACCTCGGCTTCTCCGTGGTGGAGGCGGCGAGCGGCGACGAGGCGGCGGAACTGGTCGAGCAGATCGACGGGCTGTCGCTTCTGGTTTCCGACATCGTCATGCCCGGCCTGTCGGGGGTGGAGCTGGCGCGGCGCGCCCGGCTGCTGCGGCCGGACATGCGGGTGGTGTTGGTCAGCGGATTCACGGTCGAGTATGGCGATATCCCGGCCGATGCCGTCATACTGAGCAAGCCATGGGACAAGCGGGATCTCGTGGCGGCCATCGGCCATGCCGCCCAACCCGCGCCGGTCTGATATACTCCGGCTGCCCGATGCGGCCGGGCCGTAGGGCCGGGCCGGACGAAGGCAGCCGGAGAAGAACGCACCTGGAACAAGCAGGGCGACGAGTGCCGAGGGGAAACGCGCGTGGTGCAGAAGAAGCGCATCTATCTGGTCGAGGACGAGGCCGATATCCGCCGGCTGGTCGCCGAGGTGCTGGAGGGGTACGGCTATGAGGTATCCTGCTGGGCCAGCGGACGGGAGGCGCGGGCGGCGATCCAGCGCCAGGCTCCCGACCTGTGCCTCGTCGATCTCGGCCTGCCGGACATGGACGGACTGACCCTGGTCCGCGAATTGTGGGAGGATGTGCGCTTCGGCGTGATCATCCTGTCCGGGCGCGGCGGCGCCTCCGACCGGATCCTGGGGCTGGAGCTGGGGGCCGACGATTACATCGTGAAGCCCTTCGAGCCGCGGGAACTGGTCGCCCGCGTCAACAGCGCCATCCGCCGCCGCGAACAGCTTACCGGCGCCGCGGCTCCGGCGGAAACCGCGCAGGCGCGCTTCGGCAACTGGGTCTTCGACCTGGGCAACCTGACGCTGAGCGCAGACGACGGCCGCCAGGAAAGCCTGACCGCGGCGGAGGCCTCGCTGCTGCTGACCCTGCTGAAGGCGCCCAAGCGCGTGCTGTCGCGCGAGCATCTGCAGGGCCCCGACCAGGACCGCGACGATTTCCCCTACGACCGCAGCATCGACGTCCGCGTGTCGCGCATCCGCAAGAAGATCGAGGAGGATCCCCGCGCGCCGCGGCTGATCAAGACGGTCTATGGCGCCGGATACCTGTTCGCCGGCGACGTGACCTGGCTGCGATGACCGGGGGGAAGCGATGGCCCTTGCATCCCGATTGCCCGGCGCCGCAACAACCTCAATAACAATTGGTCATAATCCTGAGAAAGTTGCGCAAAGCTGATCTGATACAGGCTGTGTCCAACACCGCCGCGCCCTAATGTCGGCGCGCAACAAAGAGCCACTGGGGAGAACGGTCCGATGAGTGAAACTGCCGCCGCAGTCGAAGCCAGCGCCAATCCGTACGAACGCGACCTCGACCGCAACGCCGCCAATTTCGTCGCGCTGACGCCGCTGACCTTCCTGGAGCGTGCCGCCGCCGTGTGGCCCGACCGGTTGGCCGTCGTCCATGGCCCGGTCCGCCGGACCTGGGCCGAGACCTTCGTCCGCGTGCGCCGTCTGGGCGCGGCGCTGGCGAATCTCGGCATCGGCACCGGCGACACCGTCGCGATGCTGGCCGCCAACACCCCGGAACTGTTCGAGGCGCATTTCGGCGTGCCGCTGGCCGGCGCCGTGCTGAACGCGATCAACACCCGCCTGGACGCCGAGGCCATCGCCTTCATCCTGAAGCATGGCGAGGCGAAGATCCTGATCGTCGACCGCGAGTTCTCCGGCGTCGCCAGGAAGGCGCTGGCGCTGCTGGACGCGCCGATCCCGGTGGTGGACATCGACGACCCGACCTACAGCGGCGGCGAGCTGATCGGCGACCGCGATTACGAGTCCTTCATCAGCGATGTCGGGGCCGAGCATCCCTGGACGCTGCCGGCCGACGAATGGCAGGCCATCGCGCTGAACTACACCTCCGGCACCACCGGCAACCCGAAGGGCGTCGTCTACCACCACCGCGGCGCCTATCTGAACGCGGTGTCGAACGCGCTGTCCTGGAACATGGGCGACGCGCCCGTGTATCTGTGGACGCTGCCGATGTTCCACTGCAACGGCTGGTGCTTCCCCTGGACCATCGCGGTCACCGCCGGCACCGCCGTCTGCCTGCGTCAGGTCCGCCCCGATGCCGTGCTGAAGCTGATCCGCGAGGAGCGGGTGACCAACTTCTGCGGTGCGCCCATCGTCCTGAACATGCTGAACAATGCGCCGGCCGAGCTGAAGCAGGGCATCGAGCAGAAGGTGAAGGTGATGGTCGCCGGCGCCGCCCCGCCCGCCGCCGTCATCGCCGGCATGGAGCGCATGGGCTGGGAAGTCACCCACGTCTACGGCCTGACCGAATGCTACGGCCCGACCGTGGTCTGCGTCTGGCATGACCGCTGGGACGGCTTGTCGCTGGACGAGAAGGCGGCGATCAAGGCCCGCCAGGGCGTGCGCGGCCCGATGCTGGAGGCGGTGATCGTCGCCGATCCCGTCACGCTGGAGCCGGTGCCGAAGGACGGCCGCACGATGGGCGAGATCATGATGCGCGGCAACAACGTCATGAAGGGCTATCTGAAGAACCCCAAGGCGACCGAAGAGGCCTTCTCCGGCGGCTGGTTCCACACCGGCGACCTCGCCGTCTGGCATGAGGACGGCTATGTCGAGATCAAGGACCGGTCGAAGGACATCATCATCTCCGGCGGCGAGAACATCTCGTCGATCGAGGTGGAGGATGTCCTCTACAAGCACCCCGAAGTGCTGGAGGCCGCCGTCGTCGCCCGCCATGACGAGAAGTGGGGCGAGACGCCCTGCGCCTTCGTCACGCTGAAGGACGGGGCCACCGCGACCGAGGCCGACATCATCGCCTTCTGCCGCGCCCATATGGCCCACTTCAAATGCCCGCGCACGGTGGTGTTCGGCCCGCTGCCGAAGACCTCGACGGGCAAGATCCAGAAATACGTCCTGCGCAAGCAGACCGAGGGGCTGTAAGGGGCGCTCTGCCCCCTCCCTGATCCTCCTCCGCCATCGGACCGGCCCGTGGCCGGCCGAGGGGGGAGGGGACCGCCGCAGCTTTGGCATTCATGTCACGCCGCCAAACGTCCTGCCCCTCTCCCGCGATCGGACCGGTCCTTCACCGGCCGAGGGCGGAGGAGGGATGGGGAGGGGGTGAACGCCCTTCCTTGCCCGTAAGCTGCCCAATCCTTAGGGGACCCGCGCCATGAAAATCCTTTGCGCCGTGAAGCGCGTCGTCGATTACAACGTCAAGATCCGCGTCAAGACCGACCAGTCCGGCGTCGAGACCGCCAACGTGAAGATGAGCATGAACCCCTTCGACGAGATCGCCGTCGAGGAGGCTGTCCGTCTGAAGGAAGCCGGCACGGCGAGCGAGATCGTCGTGGTGTCCATCGGTCCGGCGCAGGCGCAGGAGACGCTGCGTACGGCGCTGGCGATGGGTGCCGACCGCGCCATCCTGGTGCAGACCGACGTGACCACCGAGCCGCTGGCCGTCGCCAAGGTGCTGAAGGCCTTGGTCGAGAAGGAGGCGCCGGGACTGGTGATCCTCGGCAAGCAGGCGATCGACGACGACTGCAACCAGACCGGCCAGATGCTGGCGGCGCTGCTCGGCTGGGGCCAGGGCACCTTCGCCTCGAAGGTCGTGGCCGGTGAGGGCTCGGTCGCGGTGACGCGCGAGATCGACGGCGGTCTGGAGACGGTGGAGCTGAAGCTGCCGGCGGTGGTCACCGCCGACCTGCGCCTGAACGAGCCGCGCTACGCCTCGCTGCCCAACATCATGAAGGCGAAGAAGAAGCCGCTGGAGACGGTCACGCCCGACGCGCTGGGCGTCGATGTGACGCCGCGCCTGACCACGCTGAAGGTGACCGAGCCGCCGAAGCGTCAGGCCGGCATCAAGGTGCCGGACGTCGCCTCCCTGGTCGACAAGCTCAAGAACGAGGCACGGGTGATCTGAGGAGTAGTCGTACCGGACGCCCCCCGCCCTAACCCTCCCCCGCGATCGGACCGGCCTTTGGCCGGCCGAGGGCGGGAGAGGGATGGGGAGGGGGCACTCGCAGCCGACACCCCGCCACCCGCCAACCAAGGACCCGCCCCATGCCCATCCTGATCCTCGCCGACCACGACAACGCCGCCCTCAAGCCCGCCACCGCCCATGCGGTCACCGCCGCCGCCAAGCTGGGCGGCGACATCCACGTCCTGGTCGCCGGCCGCAACGCCGCCCCGGCCGCGGATCAGGCCGCCAGGCTGGCCGGCGTCGCCAAGGTGCTGCTCGCCGACGATGCCGCTTACGAGCATGCCCTGGCCGAGCCGGTCGCGGCGCTGCTGGTGTCGCTCGCCCCCGGCTACAGCCATGTCCTCGCCGCCGCCACCTCGGTGGGCAAGAACGTGCTGCCGCGCGTCGCCGCCCTGCTCGACGTGGCGATGATCTCCGACATCACCGCCGTGGTCGCCGCCGACACCTTCGAGCGGCCGATCTACGCCGGCAACGCCATCGCCACCGTGCAGTCGGCCGATGCGGTGAAGGTCGTCACCGTGCGCACCACCGCCTTCGAGGCCGCCGCCGCAACCAACAACGCCCCGGTGGAGAGCGTCGCCGCCGCCGCCGACCCGGCGCTGTCGCGCTTCGTCTCGGCCGAGCTGTCGAAGTCGGAGCGGCCGGAACTGACCTCGGCCCGCATCGTGATTTCCGGCGGGCGCGGCATGCAGTCGGGCGACAACTTCCACCTGCTGGAGGCTCTCGCCGACAAGCTGGGGGCGGCGGTGGGCGCCAGCCGCGCCGCGGTCGATGCCGGCTTCGTGCCGAACGACTATCAGGTCGGCCAGACCGGCAAGATCGTCGCGCCCGACCTCTATGTCGCCGTCGGCATCTCCGGCGCCATCCAGCATCTGGCCGGCATGAAGGACAGCAAGGTCATCGTCGCCATCAACAAGGACGAGGAGGCGCCGATCTTCCAGGTCGCCGACTACGGACTCGTCGCCGACCTGTTCAAGGCCCTGCCGGAGCTGCAGCAGGCCGTCTGATTCCGTTCATTTCTCCCGCTATCCGAAGAGGTCCGCCATGACCGCCGCCGCGATCCCCTATACCCCGCCGCTGAAAGAGATCCGCTTCGTCCTCGCCCACCTCGCCGGAATGGCCGACGTGGCGGCTCTGCCGGGTTTCGAGGATGCCAGCCCCGACATGGTGGACAGCATCCTGGGCGAGGCGGCGAAGATCGCCGAGAACATCCTGGCTCCGCTGAACCGCATCGGCGATGTCCAGGGCGCCAGGCTCGACGACGACGGCATCGCCCGCACGGCGGAGGGCTGGGGGGCGGCGTGGCAGGCGTTGGTGGAGGGCGGCTGGAATGGGCTGCCCTTCGACCCGGAGCGCGGCGGCATGGGCTTGCCCAACCTGCTGAACACCGCGGTGCAGGAGATGTGGCATTCCGCCAACATGGCCTTCGCGCTCTGCCCGATGCTGACCCAGGGGGCGGTGAACGCGGTGCAGCTCTATGGCTCCGAGGCGTTGAAGGACATCTATTTGCCCAAGATGATCTCGGGCGAATGGACCGGCACCATGAACATCACCGAGCCGCAGGCGGGGTCGGACCTTGCCGCCACGCGGTCGCGCGCGGTGCCGAACGGCGACCATTACCTCGTCAGCGGGCAGAAGATCTTCATCACCTACGGCGACCATGACCTGACGGAGAACATCGTCCATCTGGTGCTGGCCCGCCTGCCCGATGCGCCTCCGGGCGTGAAGGGCATCAGCCTGTTCGTCGTGCCGAAGTTCCTGGTCAATGCCGACGGCAGCCTGGGTGCCCGCAATCAGGTGAAATGCGTGTCGCTGGAGCACAAGCTGGGCATCCACGGCAGCCCGACCGCCGTGCTGTCCTTCGGCGACGAGGGCGGGGCGACCGGCTTCCTGGTGGGCGAGCCGAACCGCGGCCTGGAATACATGTTCACCATGATGAACCATGCCCGGCTGGCGGTGGCGATGCAGGGCCTGTCGATCGCCGAGCGCGCCTACCAGCAGGCGTTGGCCTATGCCCGCGACCGCGTGCAGGGCAAGCCGCTGGGCTGGACCGAGGGGCAGTCGAAGGGCATCGTCAACCATCCCGACGTCCGCCGCCTGCTGATGGGCATGAAGGCGCGGATCGAGGCGATGCGCGGCATCCTCTACACCGCCGCCGCCGCGGTGGACGTGGCGCACCATCATGCCGACGAGGCGGCGCGCGGCCGGGCCGGGCTGCTGGTCGATCTGCTGACCCCCATCGCCAAGGGCTGGTGCACCGAGACCGGCCAGCAGTTGGCGTCGGACGGCGTGCAGGTCCATGGCGGCATGGGCTTCATCGAGGAGACGGGCGCGGCCCAGCATCTGCGCGACGCCCGCATCACCACGATCTATGAAGGCACCACCGCCATCCAGGCCAATGACCTGATCAACCGCAAGATCCTGCGCGACGGCGGAGCGGCGGCCAACGGGCTGCTGGACGAGATCGCGGCGCTGGCCGGCGAACTGTCCGGCCACGCTGACGAGGCGCTGCGCGTCACCGGCTCCGAACTGGCCGCCGCCGTCCTGGAGGCCAAGCAGGCGGTGGCCTGGGTGCTGACCGCGGCGAAGCAGGACCCGCGCCTGCCGGCCGCCGCGTCGGTGACTCTGCTTGAGCTGATGGGCGTGGTCGCCGGCGGCTGGCAGCTTGCCCGTGCCGCCAAGGTGGCGG from Azospirillum ramasamyi includes:
- a CDS encoding cation acetate symporter encodes the protein MTGRRILLTAAAATLFALPALAAGDVGQLEKQPVNLSAIGMFLAFVVLTLGITYWAASRTRSTSDFYTAGGGISGFQNGLAIAGDYMSAATLLGLSSLVFAKGYDGFVYTISFFVGWPIILFLLAERLRNLGHFTFADIASYRLDQGKIRTFAAVGSLTVVCFYLIVQMVGAGQLIKLLFGLDYNVAVIVVGVLMVVYVTFGGMIATTWVQIIKAVLLLGAGVILCFLALSHFGFSLEAIAKSAIASHKDGVKIMGPGTLLADPVSAVSLSLGLLFGTAALPHIMMRFFTVPNAREARKSVFYASGFIGFFFLIICVLGMAAITIVGTDPQFFEGGIVGGKLIGGGNMPVMHLAKALGGDLFLGFLSAVAFATILAVVSGLALAGASAIAHDLYARVIRKGEATEREEMRVSKIASLVLGVLAVVLGIAFENQNVAFLVGLTFGVAASVNFPVLILSMYWKGLTTRGALAGGIAGLISAVTLVILSNAVWVVVLHNPKPIFPYEQPALFSMTLAFIVTIIVSKLDSSASARAERNAFEDQFVRSQTGIGAAAAAKH
- a CDS encoding DUF485 domain-containing protein, whose amino-acid sequence is MHSPANTPVYERVRRNPKFQELVRQRSRLALILSAVVLVGYYSFMMVVAFAPGLLHEPMSDDSVLSIGFPIGAGIIILSWLLTGVYSHFANGRFQDLTDEITRETLQ
- a CDS encoding cache domain-containing protein; amino-acid sequence: MIRSPLFLRLFSAILISLGLFSAAAYVFSVPFIEQKAYEIERDASRTILDNVFELVSRIRGGLEEQRSTTVESYKTRLRDVLELAVGYIEHVHARADRGEITAEEALREAMEGLHAFRYGKGDYVWAIGYDSTILSHPSPDYRGRKSDDLRDNLGRHILPTIVATAKRQGEGFQTYPWWRPNGDERAPKFSFFKDLPKRGIIVGTGAYLADVDAEVERRKAEAIEDLRQALRKLRIARTGYLYIFDSANRMIIHPNSNIEGTAFGDRLNSATGRPIAEDLKVAAAKGEPLTYLWDKPDDPGNYAYEKISWVRHFEGFDWYIASSVYVDELQRSSVVLGNRILAIGTALMAAGSLLGYIAVRRLVRPLRRLADTAAQVRAGDLGAQSGIRRGDEIGLLASAFDGMVRQLRDTVATLDSRVRDRTAALAEAETRQRVILDAIPACIAGLDRDGRLTFANLRWAGLVGRGKAEVIGRGLADVVGRRAMAVLRPHLDRCLSGEVVTFEYAFPRDGRDMVTKTTLIPHRGEGSAEGGGAEGAAGQGPVTGLFVLTLDITDEKQTERQLVEAQRLKAVGQLSGGLAHDFNNLLSIIIGNLAAARERYGAVKGLDAYLEPARRAGRRGADITARLLAFSRQQPLKPEPVELCGLLRDMAVLLRRSFPSSIAIGVPEEGRECWTIADQTQLENALVNLAINARDAMPNGGRLDIAVGIRRVEGALAFDEPVRPDDYLEIRVADTGTGFTPEALARAVEPFFTTKAQGSGLGLSMVYGFVKQSRGYLRIDSRPGEGTAVTLLLPRAEPVPRLHEADAAMVEPQPGGWSGQLALVAEDNDDVRQVMRQQLVDLGFSVVEAASGDEAAELVEQIDGLSLLVSDIVMPGLSGVELARRARLLRPDMRVVLVSGFTVEYGDIPADAVILSKPWDKRDLVAAIGHAAQPAPV
- a CDS encoding response regulator transcription factor — protein: MVQKKRIYLVEDEADIRRLVAEVLEGYGYEVSCWASGREARAAIQRQAPDLCLVDLGLPDMDGLTLVRELWEDVRFGVIILSGRGGASDRILGLELGADDYIVKPFEPRELVARVNSAIRRREQLTGAAAPAETAQARFGNWVFDLGNLTLSADDGRQESLTAAEASLLLTLLKAPKRVLSREHLQGPDQDRDDFPYDRSIDVRVSRIRKKIEEDPRAPRLIKTVYGAGYLFAGDVTWLR
- a CDS encoding acyl-CoA synthetase, translating into MSETAAAVEASANPYERDLDRNAANFVALTPLTFLERAAAVWPDRLAVVHGPVRRTWAETFVRVRRLGAALANLGIGTGDTVAMLAANTPELFEAHFGVPLAGAVLNAINTRLDAEAIAFILKHGEAKILIVDREFSGVARKALALLDAPIPVVDIDDPTYSGGELIGDRDYESFISDVGAEHPWTLPADEWQAIALNYTSGTTGNPKGVVYHHRGAYLNAVSNALSWNMGDAPVYLWTLPMFHCNGWCFPWTIAVTAGTAVCLRQVRPDAVLKLIREERVTNFCGAPIVLNMLNNAPAELKQGIEQKVKVMVAGAAPPAAVIAGMERMGWEVTHVYGLTECYGPTVVCVWHDRWDGLSLDEKAAIKARQGVRGPMLEAVIVADPVTLEPVPKDGRTMGEIMMRGNNVMKGYLKNPKATEEAFSGGWFHTGDLAVWHEDGYVEIKDRSKDIIISGGENISSIEVEDVLYKHPEVLEAAVVARHDEKWGETPCAFVTLKDGATATEADIIAFCRAHMAHFKCPRTVVFGPLPKTSTGKIQKYVLRKQTEGL
- a CDS encoding electron transfer flavoprotein subunit beta/FixA family protein, with the protein product MKILCAVKRVVDYNVKIRVKTDQSGVETANVKMSMNPFDEIAVEEAVRLKEAGTASEIVVVSIGPAQAQETLRTALAMGADRAILVQTDVTTEPLAVAKVLKALVEKEAPGLVILGKQAIDDDCNQTGQMLAALLGWGQGTFASKVVAGEGSVAVTREIDGGLETVELKLPAVVTADLRLNEPRYASLPNIMKAKKKPLETVTPDALGVDVTPRLTTLKVTEPPKRQAGIKVPDVASLVDKLKNEARVI
- a CDS encoding electron transfer flavoprotein subunit alpha/FixB family protein — encoded protein: MPILILADHDNAALKPATAHAVTAAAKLGGDIHVLVAGRNAAPAADQAARLAGVAKVLLADDAAYEHALAEPVAALLVSLAPGYSHVLAAATSVGKNVLPRVAALLDVAMISDITAVVAADTFERPIYAGNAIATVQSADAVKVVTVRTTAFEAAAATNNAPVESVAAAADPALSRFVSAELSKSERPELTSARIVISGGRGMQSGDNFHLLEALADKLGAAVGASRAAVDAGFVPNDYQVGQTGKIVAPDLYVAVGISGAIQHLAGMKDSKVIVAINKDEEAPIFQVADYGLVADLFKALPELQQAV